In one window of Cynocephalus volans isolate mCynVol1 chromosome 6, mCynVol1.pri, whole genome shotgun sequence DNA:
- the LOC134380009 gene encoding olfactory receptor 2A1/2A42-like encodes MGGNKTSVTDFILLGFPLGSRIQMFLFGLFSLLYAFTLLGNGVILGLISLHSRLHTPMYFFLSHLAIVDIAYACNTVPQMLVNLLNPAKPISFAGCMTQTFLFLAFAHTECLLLVVMSYDRYVAICHPLRYSAIVSWRVCITLTGTSWACGSLLALVHVVLILRLPFCGPHEINHFFCEILSVLKLACADTWLNQGVIFAASVFILVGPLCLVLVSYSRILVAILRIRSGEGRRKAFSTCSSHLCVVGLFFGSAIIMYMAPTSRHPEEQQKILFLFYSFVNPMLNPLIYSLRNVEVKGALRRALCKESHSQLV; translated from the coding sequence ATGGGAGGAAACAAGACTTCTGTCACAGATTTTATCCTCCTGGGATTTCCCCTTGGCTCAAGGATTCAGATGTTTCTCTTTGGGCTCTTCTCTCTGCTCTATGCCTTCACCCTGCTGGGGAATGGGGTCATCCTGGGGCTCATCTCTCTGCACTCCAGActgcacacccccatgtacttcttcctctcaCACCTGGCCATCGTTGACATCGCCTATGCCTGCAACACGGTGCCCCAGATGCTAGTGAACCTCCTGAATCCAGCCAAGCCCATCTCCTTCGCTGGCTGCATGACTCAGACCTTTCTCTTTTTGGCTTTTGCTCACACTGAATGTCTCCTCCTGGTGGTGATGTCCTATGATCGGTATGTGGCCATCTGCCACCCCCTCCGATATTCTGCCATCGTGAGCTGGAGAGTCTGCATCACCCTGACAGGGACTTCCTGGGCATGTGGCTCCCTCCTGGCCCTGGTCCATGTGGTTCTCATCCTGAGGTTGCCCTTCTGTGGGCCTCATGAAATCAACCACTTCTTCTGTGAAATCCTATCTGTGCTCAAGCTGGCCTGTGCTGACACCTGGCTCAACCAAGGGGTCATCTTTGCTGCTTCTGTGTTTATCTTAGTGGGGCCCCTGTGCTTGGTGCTGGTCTCCTACTCACGCATCCTGGTCGCCATCCTGAGGATCCGGTCAGGGGAGGGCCGCAGGAAGGccttctccacctgctcctcccacctctgTGTGGTCGGGCTCTTCTTCGGCAGCGCCATCATCATGTACATGGCCCCCACGTCACGCCATCCTGAGGAGCAGCAGAAGatccttttcttattttacagttttgtcAACCCTATGCTCAATCCCctcatctacagcctgaggaacgTAGAGGTCAAGGGTGCCCTGAGGAGAGCTCTGTGCAAAGAAAGTCATTCCCAGTTGGTGTGA
- the LOC134380152 gene encoding olfactory receptor 2A7, whose protein sequence is MGHNITSITEFILLGFPLDPRVQTLLFGLFSLLYAFTLLGNGVILGLISLDSRLHTPMYFFLSHLAVVDIAYACNTVPQMLVNLLNPAKPISFAGCMTQTFLFLAFAHTECLLLVVMSYDRYVAICHPLRYSAIVSWRVCTTLAVTSWTLGVLLSLIHLVLLLPLPFCRRQKINHFFCEIMAVLKLACADTHINENMVLAGAISVLVGPFSTIVVSYMCILYAILRIQSKEGQRKAFSTCSSHLCVVGLFYSTAIIMYVGPRYGNLKEQKEYLLLFHSLFNPMLNPLIYGLRNSEVKNTLKGVLGIQRA, encoded by the coding sequence ATGGGACACAATATAACGTCCATCACAGAGTTCATCCTACTGGGATTTCCCCTGGACCCAAGGGTTCAAACGCTTCTCTTTGGGCTCTTCTCTCTGCTCTATGCCTTCACCCTGCTGGGGAATGGGGTTATCCTGGGGCTCATCTCTCTGGACTCCAGActgcacacccccatgtacttcttcctctcaCACCTGGCCGTCGTTGACATCGCCTATGCCTGCAACACGGTGCCCCAGATGCTAGTGAACCTCCTGAATCCAGCCAAGCCCATCTCCTTCGCTGGCTGCATGACTCAGACCTTTCTCTTTTTGGCTTTTGCTCACACTGAATGTCTCCTCCTGGTGGTCATGTCCTATGATCGGTATGTGGCCATCTGCCACCCCCTCCGATATTCTGCCATCGTGAGCTGGAGAGTCTGCACCACCCTGGCAGTGACTTCTTGGACCCTCGGTGTCCTTCTGTCCTTGATTCATCTAGTGTTACTTCTACCTTTACCCTTCTGTAGGCGCCAGAAAATCAatcactttttctgtgaaatCATGGCTGTTCTCAAACTTGCCTGTGCAGATACCCACATCAATGAGAACATGGTCTTGGCTGGAGCAATTTCAGTGCTGGTGGGACCCTTCTCTACAATTGTAGTCTCTTATATGTGCATTCTCTATGCCATCCTTAGGATCCAGTCAAAGGAAGGTCAAAgaaaagccttctccacctgctcaTCTCACCTCTGTGTAGTTGGACTCTTTTACAGCACAGCCATTATCATGTATGTTGGACCCAGATACGGGAACCTcaaggagcagaaagaatatcTCCTGCTGTTTCACAGCCTTTTCAATCCCATGCTCAACCCCCTGATCTACGGTCTGAGGAACTCAGAAGTGAAGAATACTTTGAAGGGagtgctggggatacagagagCTTAA